In Sorghum bicolor cultivar BTx623 unplaced genomic scaffold, Sorghum_bicolor_NCBIv3 super_1023, whole genome shotgun sequence, the genomic stretch GCATTGTCATTCATGACTTCATCTTTAACAATATTTCCTTTTAGCTTGTATTGATGTGCACTTGATTTCTCACCAATCATAACTGTCTTGCTTCCATGTATGACTCTTAAGGTCTTCTTATCAGAAATGGCCTGATACAACCAACCTTCTTCATGTAATGAACCAAGCAAAATCAGATTTCTCGTTAGCCTCGTTACATGCTTTACACCCTTAAGCAACATCTCTTCATCATCTCATAACTTGAACTTGATGTCGCCCACTCCTACAGCAAGATAGCCTAAACCATCTCCAAGTAAGCAAAACCATTTTCTTTCTCAATGTATGATGAGAATAACTCCTTCAATGTTACATGGAACGAGCTAGCTGAATCCAACAACCACGCTTCACAAGACTTTTCACTTGAATCCCCGTTCTGATGACATTTCTCTCTGTCCACTACATCCAGATGGTGATCAAAATCAACATTTTCTTTTCTGTTCTTATAGATAGAATATACCGAAAAACTTCCATAGCTGACTCCTTCGCCTCCAGAATAACACGCTCTTCTTCTAAATTCAGAAAGCGGCCTCCATCTTCATCAACTCTGCAGCAAACCGGTCAAATAGTGTTGAGCTTAATTCTTCtacgcatcaaattcattttcaAAGGGTGACTGTTATGAGCAAATCTCCATACGAAATGTGTGATCTTATTCGGGAATCCAATTTCCATATTCCGCCCCAAAGTGGATCCACATCCTCACTGCTATGAATGAAATCCGCCCGACAAACATTTTTATAGGCACTTCTGACGCTGAAAACACATTTTGGATCAAAATGCCAGGCCAATACATTTGGACGATTTTCATGCACCCGTAGAGATACAATTAAATTTGCATCCTCTTTCTAGAAAATGTCTGTAACCACCAAATTCTGATCCCAATCGCCTAAAAATGGATCGATCAACTCAGAGACATGAGTGACCAAGTTCTGCCCTCGCGGTGTAAAAGGCCGTCTCGACCAATCCCTTGGTAACCAAGAGTCAGTCCAAATTTTAATATCTTGTCCTATTCTCCAAATCGCAACTTTCTTCATCAGCTCTATCCCACGTAATATGCTTCTCCAGGAATAAGACATCCCACTCTTAGCCTTTGCTTCTAGACACGTAGTGTCCGCATTTGGCTTTCAGAATCCTTGCACACAATGAGTTTGGATCCTGCCAAAATCTTCATGCTTGTCTCGCTAGCATAGCAAGATTGAAAGAATAAATATCCTGCAAACCAAATCCTCCCTCTTTAGATAGCATCatttttgtaatacccgattttaaggacaaaaaggCAAATCCCACATAAATTTCACTAGTAGAAATTTCGACTTTATGACGAATTGATTTCGTCATTAAAGGTGCCAAATTTGTTACGCTTCTAGTTATGTGACGAATTTATGACAAAAAATGGGTCGTGGCAAATGCACCATCAGATttgatattctatgatgaatttgaagtttgtcatagaattgaaacccttcAGTGATGCATCATGACAAGTCACCTGCTGCACACAGTATTTAGTGATACCAACATGTGTTCTTGTAGAAACAAGTTGAGAAACTATAACTCAACTTTTAAGAAATCTTATGTCAAATTGTATTAGCCGTGAAACTATATTCATGTAGGCATGGTACCTACATATGATAGATGTGGCCTTCATTGCTCTTGTAGTTGTAGCACATCAGAAACATGTCAAAATTTGGcaaccatatatatattatatatatatatatatatctgttTGGCAAACCATTTGTCAGTTGTAGATGATCAAGGGACAGAAGTGACAAAATTATACACGTAAGCATCACCTTTTAAAAAAAGTAGTATAGCACTGATGGTTGAGCAAATATAAAACCATCACTAGCATGTCAAACCATACAACGTTTTTTATATTCCCTTAAATGACAGAATCATACACAATTACAGGTCTTGCATAGTGTGGTCATatgtgatatgatatgatatgcaaCCAAACCAGTAGACCATCCAACCTTCTTTGTATCCTGCCTTTTATTTTTACAAAACCACAATCGTCAAGGTGTACCTTACCGAGGCAAGTAATCATCGCATGAAGTACCtttcctaggagcaagctgctAGAGCTAGCTTTGCATAAAGCAGTCGCTCTATCTCCTTTATATTTACAGCCTCCATGCACATGAGCAAACGGACGCCACCGCTGCCAGCACCATCGTCATCATTCATCAAGTTCACAAACCCCCCACAGTGGCTCTGTGCTCGTGACATCAACTCTGGCTTCCCCCACCCAAAATCCGCATCATATTGTGGCAGGCCCAACCAGCTGGTGATATGCAGGACCGTCTGCGGCAAGGTGCCCCTTGGAGGCCGGTTGTCCATCTCAGCCATCTCAAAGTAATCGATAGCGGAGTGCACTAGCTCGTCATCCATCTGGTCGATGACGCCTCTGATGCGACCAGCGACGGATCCCAACACCTCCGTGGCAATATCTCGCACTACACTGGTGATGCCTAGATAAAACATCGCATTGCCGATGTAGCAGCTCGGGAGGGGCGGCCTCATCCTTTGCCGGAGGTTGGCTGGGAATGTGAGGCGTGCTTCAGAATCGGGTGAGAGCCGACGTGCAACGCATGTGCACTGCCACACGAGAGCGCTCACGGCACAGAAGGTGCTCGTGCCACCACCGCAAAGGTGCTTTAAGAAGGCGACCTGGTCCCTGGAAATAGTGAAGACTTCAATGGCAAGAGGTCCTGACAGGTCGAAGAAGGTGTGCTTAGGGTAGAACGTCAAGAGTGCATCGGGGTGGATTGTGGGCGGAGACCGTGCACGGAGTAGGTCACGATCATGGCATGGGAGCTCCACAGTAGCGCAGTCACCATGCTTGGAGAAGGTCGACCATGTCTGGAAGAAGTGAAACGCGCTTAAGGCGTCGACGACGGCATGGTGGAGAGCTGTCCCTAACACCACCCCACCACACTTCAAGAAAGTCACCTGCCATCATAAGTCCCAATTTATCTACTCCAATCCATTTTGTTGTTAAATGTTGGAAAATGGACTTATATTCAACAGTATGGAACTAAGTAGAGAAAGCTGTGGTCGTGGACCTGTACGGCCAAAATGATCGACAATGGCtcaatgagtggaacaaacagcCTCCTAAGCTCTGGCGACGGCTTGAATTTCTTTACGTCATTGGCAGTGAAATCATCAGCTTGAGCGACAATAAAGAGTGCACCTTCGCCATTACAGCTGATCTCCATCCTGCCGTCAGCATCGTTGACGCCGAGGCGGCCGGCGAGGGGGTAGAAGGCCACCAAGGCTCTGGCCATAGCCTCCTTGAGCCTAGCCACGTCGAAGAAAGGATCAGCCGCAGCAGCATTGTTGGAGCTGCTATACAGATAGATCGTCGGAGTGTGGCCTTGGTTGGCCAGCGAGAGGTCCAAGGAGGACAGCCAGAGCACCTTTCTCGGTGCCGGCTCGCTGGGCGTTACAAACGACGACTCTATCACCTGCACCTCGAAATCCATCGCTGATTTCATTATTTCTCTCCTTGTTtgacacgcacgcacgcaccgaGATTAAATAGGCCGCGGCAGCACACAACGCGCGCGGGGAGGAGGAAATGAACGGAGTTGCCAAATTGGTGGTGCCGACGCAGCCACATCCGGCGGATTATATTTGGTGATGCCGACGCAACGACAGTGTGGCTCTGGTAGGTgcaatgttttaaatagcgggctaagcCTCTTAGCGGCAGTCTCTTTAAAAGGCTAAGAAAAGCTATAGCGCGCTAATAGCGGGCTAAGCCATTTAGCGGCTGAGAAAAAATATGTCAAACATCATGTAATTTTACACATAATAAAGATGAAAACATTATGAATACCAATAGGGATAGATATTTCAAAGCTTTACTAACATATTACATCAAAGTTCGTAGTTTATACATGATACATCAATAATAACATACATCACATAGGGACATATCCCTGCTATTTGGGCCTCCAAGTTATTTGGACCGATGGAAATGAAGCCCAAGGCCAAATAGCGACGCTAAACTAACCCAATTTAGCGAAATTAGCGCGCTATTAGCTGCTAATAGCGGGAACGATCATTTAGCGTTAAAATCTTCATAGCTTAGCAGTTTTCTTCCAGAAACGCTAAATAGCGCTATAGCGTCCGCCATAGCGCGCTATTTAGAACAGGGGGTAGGTGGCATGCCAAGTACGTACTGGCGTGCAGCCGTGCAGTACTCTTCAGATCACCGATACCACGTCTGGTGGCGTCGTCTCGTCCAATACGTGATCTTCGTCGTCGTCCCACCCTCCCGGTCCCGGCCCAAGTggcgtctctctctctctgtacgTCCGGTTTGCCCTATCGTTCTGCCGCCACGGGCGCCTTCATTTCGCTGCAGCTGGCTTACTTGGTTGTTACTAATGGATCGGCCTGCCAATTGTTGTGCTTTTGCTACTACTAGTATCTGTAAAAGATTTGATGACAACAAAACATTGCTTCATACAGATAACAGATAATTACTCCAAAGCATTTTAGTGCTGGGTTGCCTGATGATGCATCTCTGCAACTGTAAGTGCTCGCAAAAAAACATAACCATATCACAGTAGTTTCACTAAATCTTTCAGTCAGCATAGAGCGTTATTCGGCGGATGGACGATATATGTCTGGATCAGACATGCATGAGTGCTCCCGCCAATGAAAGAGGAGGGGCCGTTCTGCTCGTGTTTCTGTCATGCATAAGTACCACATGTCTCCCTGTAGCGCTAAACATGGCGCCAAAGAATGCGGCAGTCGCTTGCAAAAAAAACACACCTCTCCGCTCTGGGGCCTCCTGCATGCAGGGACGACCGAGTCAGAGAAAACCTAAGGGGATGTTTAGTTGGGGTGTTAAAgttgtactgtagtatttttgtcttatttgacaattagtgttcggactaattagaatcaaaagattcgtctcataaattactctctagttgtgtttttagtttcgtaaatagtctatattttgtactccatacatgtgtccaaaattTGACGTGACGTGAGTTAAACTTTACCGGCGTcaaccaaacatgccctaaGATGACATGGGTCAACCGGTCAAGCACAGTAGCCTCTGCTAATCTTCTTGTACGTACCAGCGAAACAATAAGTATCTtattactttttttttgaaattggaTGACTTCAT encodes the following:
- the LOC8155732 gene encoding hydroxycinnamoyltransferase 4 codes for the protein MKSAMDFEVQVIESSFVTPSEPAPRKVLWLSSLDLSLANQGHTPTIYLYSSSNNAAAADPFFDVARLKEAMARALVAFYPLAGRLGVNDADGRMEISCNGEGALFIVAQADDFTANDVKKFKPSPELRRLFVPLIEPLSIILAVQVTFLKCGGVVLGTALHHAVVDALSAFHFFQTWSTFSKHGDCATVELPCHDRDLLRARSPPTIHPDALLTFYPKHTFFDLSGPLAIEVFTISRDQVAFLKHLCGGGTSTFCAVSALVWQCTCVARRLSPDSEARLTFPANLRQRMRPPLPSCYIGNAMFYLGITSVVRDIATEVLGSVAGRIRGVIDQMDDELVHSAIDYFEMAEMDNRPPRGTLPQTVLHITSWLGLPQYDADFGWGKPELMSRAQSHCGGFVNLMNDDDGAGSGGVRLLMCMEAVNIKEIERLLYAKLALAACS